In Aureimonas sp. AU20, the genomic window GGCGAGAAGGGCCGCCCCGGTCGCCGTTCCGTGCGCGTCGCGGTTGACGAGAACTCGGGCGGCCGGGTTGAGCGCGGCCAGGATCGCGCCGAACAGGGGATCGCGAACTAGCCCGCCGTCGAGAACGAGCGTGCGGGCCGGCGGCAGGTCCCGCAAGCATTGATTGGCGAGCATGGCGGCGTAGAGAAGGCCGAGCGTGAAGCGCACGGTCGCGTCCCCCGCCAGCGGACCTTCGACAAGGCCGCGCCGCGCGGTGCCGGGAAAGAGCCCGTCGTCCCCGCCGAAGGACGGCAGGGCCAGCGTCCGGCTGGCGACGATGCGCCTCAGCGCCTCGCGCGTCGCCGGCCCGCGCGCCTCGCCCGCCACGGCCGCGAACTCCCGCCCGCCCATGGTCAGCATGCCCGGAACCGGGCGGCCGAAGACATCAGCATTGCAGGCGCGGCCGGGCGCTTCCCGGTCGAGATCGACGCCGGACCGGTCCGTAAGCGCCACGATCCATGTGCCGGTCGAGACCACGGTGAGATCGGACAGGCCGGCGGCCTGATAGCGGTAGAAATTGGCCGAGGAATCGTGAATGCCGCACAGGACGCGCGTGTCCGGCGACAGGCCGCAGCGCGTCGCCAGCGCTGGCTTCAGGGGCCCAAGCGTCTCATAGGCGCGGCGAAGCGGGGGCAGAAGGCGCGCCCAGCCGCGCCGCTCGACGAGCCGCGCGGGGGCCGCGTCGGCGCTCGACCAGAGATGCGATTGCGCGCCAAGGCTCGTGACCTCGCCCGCCGCCACGCCGCAGAGGCGAAAGGCCCAGTATTGCGGCAGCGCCAGAAAGGCGCGCGCCCCGGCGAAGACATCCGGCCAGCCGCGCTCCAGCCAGAGCATCTGGCGCGCCAGATGGGCCGAGCCCAACATCACCGCGCTGCCCCGCTCGCGAAACGAGCCGACCATGGCGGCATAGTCCCGCACGACATCCGCCGGCGGCTCCTGCTCGTAGTCGATCATCGGCATGGCCGCGCCGCTCTCATTCACCAGCACGCCGCCCGAACCGTGCGAACAGGCGACGATCGCCCCGATCGAATGGCGCGTTCCTAAGTCGGCGAGGCCATCCAGCAGCCAGGCTTCCAGGGCGGCGAGGTCGTGATGGCGGTAGGGCGGCCCGTCCACCACGAGATTGGGCGCCGACATCTCCTCCAGGATCGCGCCGTCCGGGGTGGCGGCGAGAAGCTTCACATTGGTCTTGCCGACGTCGAAGACGGCGACGACGCTCATGCCGCACCCTCCCCGCGCTTTCGCAGGAGGCCGGCGAGCGCGGGCAGATGCGGGCGGATCGACTGCGCCACGACGACGGCGATCAGCGTGCCGCCCCAGATGGCGAGGGTCAGGTAGTTCGACAGGCCGAACTGGTTGAAGCCCGAGGAGATGACCTGGAGAATGGCGAGCGCCACCATGAGCCCGCCCACCGTGCCGAAGCCGCCGAACGGATCGACCCCGCCGAGCACCGCCGCCAGAATGGTGACGAGGAGATAGGACTGCGCATAGTCCGCGCTGGCGGAATTGAAGATCACCAGCATCACCAGCGCGGCGACGAAGCAGACGAGGCTGGACAGCGTGTAGACGCCGATCAGCACCCGCTTCGTGTCGATGGCGGAATAGCGCGCGGCCTCCATGTTGGAGCCGATCATGTGGCAGGCGATGCCGAAGGCGGTCTTCTTCAGGACCAGCCCCACCACCACGGCGACAAGCACCATGACCACGAAGACCAGCGGCACGCCGAACAGGCTGGAATTGCCGATGCGCGAGACGAGGTCTGGTACGCCCGACAGCGCCATGCCGCGCGTGAGATAGATGCTGATCCCGTCGATCAGCGACTTGGTGCCGAGCGTGATGAGGATCGGGTGAACGCCGGTATAGGCAATGAGCGCGCCCGTCAGGAGGCCGATGACGAGGCAGAGAAGGAGGCCCGCCGCCAGCGCCAGCGCGACGCCGGCCAGCACCGCCCCGCCGCCCGCCCCGGCGGGAATGGCGTTCTGCATGACGAAGACCATCAGCAGCGCGCATTGGTTGGTGGTGGCGATGATCGCCAGATTCAGCCCGCCCGTGATGAGCGGCACGATCATAGCGAGCGACAGAAGCCCCAGAAGCGGCATCTGGAACATGAAGGACTGCAGCGTGCCGAGGCTGGCGAAGCCCGGAACCGCCAGCGAGAAGGCCAGCACCAGCGCGACCAGAAGGCCGGTCAGGCCGAGATGGGCGCCGGGAACGCCGGCACGCAGCCGCGCCATGAAACCGGCGATGGCGCCGTCGTCGGCCAGGGGATGGGACGTCCGGTTCTCAAGCATGGGCGGCCTCGCCAAGGGTGCGATGGCGCCGACCGCGCCGGGAGGAGAGAACGGTGAGCGAGGTGGAGGCGAGGATCGTGAGGCCGATCACGATCTGGAAGAAATAGGACGAGACGCCCAGAAGGTTCAGCCCGTTCTGCAGGATGGCGAGAAGCACGATGCCCAGCAGCACGCCCGGCACGGTGCCGATGCCCCCCGTCAGGCTGGCGCCGCCGAGCACGGCGGCGGAGAGGACGGCAAGTTCCGTGTTCGCCATGGCGTTGGGCACGCTTTCGCCCACCCGGTGGGCCTGGAGAAGCCCGGCGAAGGCGGCGAGAAACCCGAGGAACCCGTAGGCCACGAAATGGAGATGGCCGATCGAGATGCCGATGCGCCGCGCCGCTTCCGTGTTGCCGCCCATGGCGTAGAGCTGCCGGCCCACCGCCGTCTTGTTCATCAAGGCCCAGGTGCCGAGGCTGACCACCACCATGGCCATGATGGGCAGCGTGACGCGAACCAGATCGCCGTTCGCCATCTCCGTCTCGTAGAAGGTGACGCGCGTCGTCCACCAGTCCGGCAGGTCGTAGATCGAGCGCCCGCCCGAGAAATACATGAGAAGCGAGAAGGTGACGCTCATCATCGCGATCGTGGCGATGATGGAGGGAATGCGCACGAAATGGATCAGCGCCGCGTTGAGACAGCCGAGCGCGGTGCCGAGCGCCAGACCCAGCCCGATCGCCAGCGGCGCGGGAAGCCCCATGCGGGCGGCGAGAAGCGCCGCGACATATTGCGACACGGAGGCGGTGGCGGCGAAGGAAATGTCGATGCCCCCAGAAACCAGCACGACGAAGAGGCCCATCGCCATGATGGCCTGCACGGAATAGGTTTCCAGAAGGTCGATGACGTTGGGCAGCGTCAGGAAGCCGGGCGCCATGGCGCCGAAGAACAGGACGGCGAGGACGATGACGCCGAAGAGCCAGGCTTCGGGGCGGCGCCGAAGGCGCGACAGGGCGGCGCGGCGGGGTCCGTGCGGGTGATCAGGCATAGATCCTCTCCTCCAACTCGCGCTCGCTGGTGCGCCCGGGCACGACCTCGTCGACGATCCGCCCGGCGCGCATGTGCAGCACCCGGTCGCAGGTGGCGAAGGCCTCGCTCACCTCGTCCGAGATGACGATGATGCCGACGCCCTCGCGCGCCAGCTCCGCCACGATCTCGTAGATCCCCTGCTTGTTCTTGATGTCGACGCCCACCGTCGGCGCGTCGAGAATGAGCACGCTCGGCCGCGTCGCCAGCCATTTGGCGAGCACGACGCGCTGCTGGTTGCCGCCCGACAGGGTCTGCACGGGACGGTCGATGTCCGGAACCTTGATGGCGAGGCGACGCACCCAGTCTCTCGCCAGATCGGCGCGCCGGCGGCGCGGGATGAGGCCCGAGCGGCCCGCGAGATCCTTCATCACGGCGAGGCCGACATTGTCCTCGATCGACTGCGGCAGGATGACGCCGAGCGACAGGCGGTCCTCCGAGACATAGGCGATGCCGGCGCGCACGGCGTCCCGGTTGGAGCGCAGCGACAGCGGCGCGCCATTGAGGCGGATCGTCCCGCCCTCAGTGCGGTGCATGCCGAACAGCGTCAGCGCCAGCTCCGTGCGCCCGGCGCCCAGAAGCCCGACGAGGCCCAGCACCTCGCCCCGGCGAAGGGTGAAGCTGACGTCTGCGAACTCGCCGCGCCGCGACAGGCCCTCCACCGTCAGAAGCGGCTCGGCCGCGCTCATGTCGCGCGCCGCCACGCCATGGTCGATGTCGAGCCCCGTCATCAGATGGGCGATGCGGCGCGGGTCCATCTCGGAGACCGGCCAGGTCCCGACCTTGCGCCCGTCGCGAAACACGGTGACGCGCTCGGCGATCTCGACCACCTCCTCCAGGCGGTGCGAGACGAAGACCACCGCGATCCCGTCCGCCTTCAGCCGCGCGACGATGGCGAGCAGTCGGTTCACCTCGGCGCGGGTGAGCGAAGCGGTCGGCTCGTCCATGAAGATCAGCCGCGCTTTTGCCGCGAGCCCGCGCGCGATGGCGACGATCTGCCGTTCGGCGACGGGCAGGTCGGAGACCAGCGCGGACGGCTCGAGATCGAAGGCGAGCCGCGCCAGCACGGATTTGGCGAGGGCGCGCATGCGGGCGGCGCGAACCGGCTTGAGCGCGCCGCCGAGATAGGCGTCGATCGCGATGTTCTCGGCGACCGACAGGTTGGGAAACAGCGACAGGTCCTGGAAGATGACCTGGATGCCGAGCGCCTTGGCGCGCGCTGGCGTCAGCGGCAGGACGTTCTCGCCCTCGATCTCGATCGTGCCTTCGCTCGGCGCGTGGACGCCGGCGATGGCCTTGATGAGCGTGGACTTGCCGCAGCCGTTCTCGCCGACGAGGCAATGAACCTCGCCCGGGCGCACGTCCCAGTCGATGCCCTCCAGCGCGCGCACGCCGCCGAAGCGCTTGGACAGGCCCGTCAGTTTGAGAAATGGAACGTCATCCGCCATCGGCCGCCTCCCACCGTCCGAAATGAGGAGCCGGCGGCCCGATCGGGCCGCCGGAGCAGGGGTCAGAGGCCGAGCGCGACCAGACGGTCGATATTGGCCTTGTCGAGGGATTCGAGCTTCTGGGCCTGGATCAGCCGCTTGTCGGGATAGACCCGCACGGGGCCGACGCCGGTGATCTCCATGTTGTCGGTGGGCTCCTTGCCCGCCGCCAGCAGCGAGGAAAGCTGCGCGAAGACCTCGCCCGCCGTCAGCGGGTTCCAGATATAGCCGCCGCGAATGACGCCGGATTTGACGTATTTTGCGCCCTGGCCCGGCGAGAAGCCGCCGACCAGCGCGATGCTCTTGGCCTTGCCGCGATCGTCCAGAACGCGCCCGGCGCCGATCGGGCCCTGGCTGCCGAAGGTCAGGATGCCCTTGAGGTCCGGGTTGGCGCGCAGCTGGTCCTGCGTGGTCTTGATGCTTTCGTCGAGGCTTTCGGCGACGCCGAACCGATCCCCCACCATCTGCATCTTGGGATATTTCGTCTTCTGATAGGCGATGGCGGCATCGGCCCAGGCGTTGTGCAGCGGCACGGTGAGCGAGCCGACATAGACGATATACTTGCCTTCCTCGCCCATCTCCTTGGCCAGAAGGTCCATATGCGCCTGGCCGTAGGCCTCGGTCGTGGTCAGCTCGAAGTCCCAGTCCTTCTCCTTCTGGTCCGGCCCTTCGTGGGCGAGGACCTTGATGCCGGCGGCGCGGGCGCGGCCGAGCACGGGCTCGAGCGCGGCGGAATCGTTGGGCACGATGCCGATCACGTTGACCTTGCGGGCGATCAGGTCCTCGATGGCGCGGACCTGCTGGGCCGCGTCGGCCTGCGTCGGGCCGACCATCCAGGCATTGACCTTGTACTCCTTGGCGCCCTTCTTGATCCCTTCCTCCATCGCGTTGAACCAGGGAATGCCCCCGATCTTCACGACGATTCCGGCCTGCGGCTCGGCGCTCTGGGCCAAGGCGGCGGGGCCGGCGAGCGAGAGGGCCAGAAGACCTCCCATGGCCGCGAGAGCGCGGCGGCGCGACATCAGCATGTCTTATCCTCCCGTGTCATGAACCCGCCCGGCCTCCCCGCCGGTGCGGGACCCGCAGTGTCGAGCCGCGGATGGTGACGGCGCATTCGAGGCGCCTTGTTTCTTCAGGGGACTCATGGCCGTCCATGCGCCGGCGCAACAGCGCCCAGGCGGCCTTGGCCATGTCCTCCACCGGCTGGCGCACGGCGGTGATGCCGGGCGAGACGAGCCGCATCCATTCCATCTCGTCGAACGAGGCGAAGGCGAGATCGGCCGGAATCCGAAGCTCCAGCGCGCCGATCAGCCGATAGGCCGCGAGCGAGGTCATGTGGTCGAGCGCGAACAGCGCGCCCGGCCGCTCGCGCTCCAGGCGCTCGCGCAGGCGAGCCGTCGCCTCCTCGCACTCGAAGCCGACTTCCAGCATCTCGGCGCGCATCGAGCCCGCCTCGGCGGCGAACCCGTCCCAGCGCTCGCGCACATTGCTGATGGCGAGACTGGTGCCGACCACGAGGCAGCTTTCCGTCCCGGCCTCCGCCATATGGCGCGCGAGGGCGCCGGACGCCGGCCCGTTGTCGACCGCCACGAGATCGAAGCGGCTGTCGTCGGGAATGCGGTCCGCCACCACGGCGGGAACGGCGAAGCCGGCGGGCAGGCGCGACGAGAGCGCCCCGTCGCAGGGAATGACGATCAGCCCCGCCGGGCGCCAGGCGCGGATATTGGCGAGGCGGTCGGCCTCCTCCTTGGGGTCGTTCCGCGCCGAAACCACGGCCAGATCGAACCCGCCCTCGCGCGCCTCGTGCTCCAGCGTGGAGACGAAGGCGGCGAACATGGGATTGGTGAGGTCCGGCACCACGACCGCCGCCAGCGCCGCCTTGCCCGAGCGCAGGCGCGAGGCGGCGATGTCGGTGACGTAGCCCAGTTCCTCGACGGCGGCGCGCACCCGCTCAGCGAAGTCGAGCGACACGCTCGCCTTGCCGTTGATGACGTTGGAAACCGTGGCGATGGACACGCCGGCTCGCTCCGCCACCATGCGGATGGACGGCGTTTGTTGTCGCGACATGGACGCCCCTCCCAAGACGAACCGAGCCCAAACTTCGATTTGAACGCCAATAAAACGTTTCATCGAAGGCTAGACACGGGTCCAGACTTTGTCAATCATGCAGATCAGCAGCCGAGCGTCGGGCTTTGCTGCAGAGCGAAAGAACAGTTCGCGTTTGCGAGACTGCGCACTTGCAAAAGAACGAGACGTACCGGGAGGACGACATGAACAAGCTGGGTGTACACGCGCTGGTCTGGGAAGCGGGCTGGAGCGAGGCGGAATGCGCGCGGGCGATCGGCAAGACGGCCGAGATCGGCTTCGACTTCATCGAGGCGCCGGCGCTGGACCCGAGCCTGATCGACCCGGTCTTCACCCGCCGCCAGCTGGAGCAGGCCGGCATCGGCATCAACTTTTCGCTCGGCCTCGGTTTCGAGGACGACATTTCCTCCGGCGACCCGGAGAAGCGCGCGCGCGGCAAGCGCAAGCTGGAGGACGCGATCGCCGTGTGCCGCGACTGCGGCGGCGAGAACATCGGCGGCATTCTCTACTCCGCCTTCGGCAAATACGCGGTGCAGCCCACCGCCGAGGGCATTCGCCAATCGGCCGAGACCCTGGCCGAAGTGGCCGAGATCGCCGCGCGCAGCAACATCACGCTCGCCCTGGAAGTGGTGAATCGCTACGAGACCAATATCTGCAACACGGCGGCGCAAGGCGTCGAAATGGTTCGGCTGATCGGCGCGCCGAACGTCAAGGTCCATCTCGACGTCTACCACATGAACATCGAGGAATCCGACATCGCGCAGGCGATCGTCGAGACCGGCGACGACATCGGCTATTTCCACACCGGCGATTCGCATCGCGGCTACATGGGCTCGGGCACGATCGACCTCGCCTCCGTGTTCCGCGCCCTGGTGCGCTGCCGCTACCAGGGGCCGATCACCTTCGAGAGCTTCTCCTCGCGCGTCGTCGGCCAGCCGCTGGAAGGCATTCTGGGCATCTGGCGCAATCTCTGGGAGGACAGCCACGACCTCGCCTCCCACGCGCTGATGTACACCAAGGCCCAGCTCAAGGCCGCCCAGGAAGCCGAGCGCCAGGCGAACGAGCGCAGCCGGCTGCCGCTGGGCTGAGGCCAACGCCCCTCTCCCACCCCGAATAATCGAAGGGCGACGACGCGTTCGTCGCCCTTTGCCGTTCCATCCACTCCCGAGCCGCGAAAAAATTCGCCCCCGCACCGGATGGAATCCGCCGCTCCCGCGTATACGGGGCATGAAGGTTCGAAGTCCCGACATCCTCCCCCCTCGGTCCCAGGCTCTGGCGACCCGATGATCGGCACGCTCGCCTTCAGCGGCTCCCCCTCGCGGGATCCGCGTGTTCTCTCCGAGCGATCGCGAGACCGTCCCGGCGCCAGCGTGGCCCCCGCCGCGCCTCATAGGCGACGTGCCGACGCTCCTCGACCTCACCTTCCCCCTCTTCCGCTTCTCGTCCGCCCTCGCGGCGGCGCAAGCTCGCGGCTTCATCAAGGAGACCTAAGGCATGGACACCAACGACCGTCAGGCCATCGAGCAGCTTTTCACCAAGCTCGAAGGCGTGGAGCGTCAGGCCGGGCCGCGCGACGCGGAGGCCGAAAGCTTCATCGCCTCGCGCGTTTCGCGCCAGCCGGGCGCGCCCTATTTCATGGCGCAGACCATCGTGATGCAGGAAATGGCACTGGAAAGCGCCCAGCGCGAGATGGAAGAGCTGCGCCGCGCCAAGGCGGCCGAGCCGCAGTCCAGCGGCGGAATGTTCGGCCGCCTGTTCGGCGGCAGCCAAACGCCTGAGCGCGCCGCCGTGCCGGCCGCCGGCCGAGGCCCCGCCGCCGCAGCGGGTCCCTGGGGTGGATCGGCCGCCGCCCAGGCTCCTCAACAGGGCTATCCCCAGCAGGGCTACGCTCAGCAGGGGCGCGGCGGCGGCGGATTCCTGGCCGGAGCCGCGCAGACCGCGATGGGCGTCGCCGGCGGCGTGCTTCTGGGCAATGCCATCGGCGGCATGTTCGGCGGGTCGGAGGCATCGGCCGAGACAGCCGCCGCCGAGCCGGCCGCTGCGGACGAGCCGCAGGTCGAGGAAACCTCCTACGACGACGGCGGCTTCGACGATTTCGGCGGCGACGACGAGATCTGATACACTCTCTCCATCGGCACGGGCGGGGCACCTCCCCCGCCCGTGTCCTTTGTTTTCGCGACGCGCTAGCGCCGCCCAAAGAGATGGAACGTGATGGAAGCCTACATTGCCGAAATTGGCCATTTCGTGCGGACCCATCAGGGATGGGCCGGCGTGATCGTCGGCCTGATCTCGTTCGGCGAGTCGCTCGTGTTGGCCGGGCTCCTGATTCCGGCGACGGCCATCATGCT contains:
- a CDS encoding ABC transporter permease, with protein sequence MLENRTSHPLADDGAIAGFMARLRAGVPGAHLGLTGLLVALVLAFSLAVPGFASLGTLQSFMFQMPLLGLLSLAMIVPLITGGLNLAIIATTNQCALLMVFVMQNAIPAGAGGGAVLAGVALALAAGLLLCLVIGLLTGALIAYTGVHPILITLGTKSLIDGISIYLTRGMALSGVPDLVSRIGNSSLFGVPLVFVVMVLVAVVVGLVLKKTAFGIACHMIGSNMEAARYSAIDTKRVLIGVYTLSSLVCFVAALVMLVIFNSASADYAQSYLLVTILAAVLGGVDPFGGFGTVGGLMVALAILQVISSGFNQFGLSNYLTLAIWGGTLIAVVVAQSIRPHLPALAGLLRKRGEGAA
- a CDS encoding DUF2076 domain-containing protein; amino-acid sequence: MDTNDRQAIEQLFTKLEGVERQAGPRDAEAESFIASRVSRQPGAPYFMAQTIVMQEMALESAQREMEELRRAKAAEPQSSGGMFGRLFGGSQTPERAAVPAAGRGPAAAAGPWGGSAAAQAPQQGYPQQGYAQQGRGGGGFLAGAAQTAMGVAGGVLLGNAIGGMFGGSEASAETAAAEPAAADEPQVEETSYDDGGFDDFGGDDEI
- a CDS encoding LacI family DNA-binding transcriptional regulator, translating into MSRQQTPSIRMVAERAGVSIATVSNVINGKASVSLDFAERVRAAVEELGYVTDIAASRLRSGKAALAAVVVPDLTNPMFAAFVSTLEHEAREGGFDLAVVSARNDPKEEADRLANIRAWRPAGLIVIPCDGALSSRLPAGFAVPAVVADRIPDDSRFDLVAVDNGPASGALARHMAEAGTESCLVVGTSLAISNVRERWDGFAAEAGSMRAEMLEVGFECEEATARLRERLERERPGALFALDHMTSLAAYRLIGALELRIPADLAFASFDEMEWMRLVSPGITAVRQPVEDMAKAAWALLRRRMDGHESPEETRRLECAVTIRGSTLRVPHRRGGRAGS
- a CDS encoding ABC transporter permease, which codes for MPDHPHGPRRAALSRLRRRPEAWLFGVIVLAVLFFGAMAPGFLTLPNVIDLLETYSVQAIMAMGLFVVLVSGGIDISFAATASVSQYVAALLAARMGLPAPLAIGLGLALGTALGCLNAALIHFVRIPSIIATIAMMSVTFSLLMYFSGGRSIYDLPDWWTTRVTFYETEMANGDLVRVTLPIMAMVVVSLGTWALMNKTAVGRQLYAMGGNTEAARRIGISIGHLHFVAYGFLGFLAAFAGLLQAHRVGESVPNAMANTELAVLSAAVLGGASLTGGIGTVPGVLLGIVLLAILQNGLNLLGVSSYFFQIVIGLTILASTSLTVLSSRRGRRHRTLGEAAHA
- a CDS encoding FGGY-family carbohydrate kinase is translated as MSVVAVFDVGKTNVKLLAATPDGAILEEMSAPNLVVDGPPYRHHDLAALEAWLLDGLADLGTRHSIGAIVACSHGSGGVLVNESGAAMPMIDYEQEPPADVVRDYAAMVGSFRERGSAVMLGSAHLARQMLWLERGWPDVFAGARAFLALPQYWAFRLCGVAAGEVTSLGAQSHLWSSADAAPARLVERRGWARLLPPLRRAYETLGPLKPALATRCGLSPDTRVLCGIHDSSANFYRYQAAGLSDLTVVSTGTWIVALTDRSGVDLDREAPGRACNADVFGRPVPGMLTMGGREFAAVAGEARGPATREALRRIVASRTLALPSFGGDDGLFPGTARRGLVEGPLAGDATVRFTLGLLYAAMLANQCLRDLPPARTLVLDGGLVRDPLFGAILAALNPAARVLVNRDAHGTATGAALLAGHETRAAPAPLSAETPDVSDLPDLLSYWSHWCDRSRPWSQAS
- a CDS encoding substrate-binding domain-containing protein, whose protein sequence is MLMSRRRALAAMGGLLALSLAGPAALAQSAEPQAGIVVKIGGIPWFNAMEEGIKKGAKEYKVNAWMVGPTQADAAQQVRAIEDLIARKVNVIGIVPNDSAALEPVLGRARAAGIKVLAHEGPDQKEKDWDFELTTTEAYGQAHMDLLAKEMGEEGKYIVYVGSLTVPLHNAWADAAIAYQKTKYPKMQMVGDRFGVAESLDESIKTTQDQLRANPDLKGILTFGSQGPIGAGRVLDDRGKAKSIALVGGFSPGQGAKYVKSGVIRGGYIWNPLTAGEVFAQLSSLLAAGKEPTDNMEITGVGPVRVYPDKRLIQAQKLESLDKANIDRLVALGL
- a CDS encoding sugar ABC transporter ATP-binding protein; translated protein: MADDVPFLKLTGLSKRFGGVRALEGIDWDVRPGEVHCLVGENGCGKSTLIKAIAGVHAPSEGTIEIEGENVLPLTPARAKALGIQVIFQDLSLFPNLSVAENIAIDAYLGGALKPVRAARMRALAKSVLARLAFDLEPSALVSDLPVAERQIVAIARGLAAKARLIFMDEPTASLTRAEVNRLLAIVARLKADGIAVVFVSHRLEEVVEIAERVTVFRDGRKVGTWPVSEMDPRRIAHLMTGLDIDHGVAARDMSAAEPLLTVEGLSRRGEFADVSFTLRRGEVLGLVGLLGAGRTELALTLFGMHRTEGGTIRLNGAPLSLRSNRDAVRAGIAYVSEDRLSLGVILPQSIEDNVGLAVMKDLAGRSGLIPRRRRADLARDWVRRLAIKVPDIDRPVQTLSGGNQQRVVLAKWLATRPSVLILDAPTVGVDIKNKQGIYEIVAELAREGVGIIVISDEVSEAFATCDRVLHMRAGRIVDEVVPGRTSERELEERIYA
- a CDS encoding sugar phosphate isomerase/epimerase family protein, with product MNKLGVHALVWEAGWSEAECARAIGKTAEIGFDFIEAPALDPSLIDPVFTRRQLEQAGIGINFSLGLGFEDDISSGDPEKRARGKRKLEDAIAVCRDCGGENIGGILYSAFGKYAVQPTAEGIRQSAETLAEVAEIAARSNITLALEVVNRYETNICNTAAQGVEMVRLIGAPNVKVHLDVYHMNIEESDIAQAIVETGDDIGYFHTGDSHRGYMGSGTIDLASVFRALVRCRYQGPITFESFSSRVVGQPLEGILGIWRNLWEDSHDLASHALMYTKAQLKAAQEAERQANERSRLPLG